The following are from one region of the Bacillus thuringiensis genome:
- a CDS encoding YuzF family protein: MSYSEGNDLSEQYTVSTSNPYVYQTLQSVIGKYVVIETVRGNVRGQLKDVKPDHLLIEDTAPYIVRIQQIVWIMPKQ, from the coding sequence ATGAGTTATTCGGAAGGAAATGACTTGAGTGAACAATATACGGTAAGTACATCTAATCCCTACGTATACCAGACATTACAATCAGTAATTGGTAAATATGTGGTTATTGAAACTGTAAGAGGTAATGTAAGGGGACAGTTAAAAGATGTGAAACCAGATCATTTGCTCATTGAAGATACGGCGCCATATATTGTACGCATTCAACAAATTGTATGGATTATGCCAAAGCAATAA
- a CDS encoding DUF418 domain-containing protein, whose product MQQNARIHSLDILRGIAILCILFANLPTMTGLDPFNQAGYTGTDKAIRFLVDLFIQAKFYTIFAFLFGVGFYIFMKNTEAKGYPMYKLFTRRLCILLVFGLLHFTFLWFGDILHAYAIAGFILLFFYKRSTQLIFIAGCSFLTVSYVLHVIVFSRASSSIPEVPTYYQYIFTGNTTNHTVNLFTHYLYQVKARLFFLMIEEPQQLLIGIPEYIGLFLIGLWAGKKNIFKRVPELIKKIRFLQWSSLCISCLLSYPIIYYFIKTDIYYSIDVQLWTLFGGKALAIFYICTLLRVCENKKYIKCLHPFMNVGKYALTNYISQCILTLVILSLYFKDVSHVYYWQLCIFGLLIIFVQILFSKIWSKYFRYGPIEWVWRKGIYKT is encoded by the coding sequence ATGCAACAAAACGCCCGTATTCATTCTTTAGACATACTAAGAGGTATCGCCATACTATGTATCCTTTTTGCGAATCTACCCACTATGACAGGACTAGATCCCTTTAATCAAGCAGGTTACACCGGTACAGATAAAGCGATTCGATTTTTAGTAGATTTGTTTATACAAGCAAAGTTCTACACTATTTTCGCATTCTTATTTGGAGTAGGATTTTATATCTTTATGAAAAATACAGAAGCAAAAGGATATCCTATGTATAAGTTATTTACCCGGAGACTGTGTATTTTACTAGTCTTCGGTTTACTCCACTTCACCTTTCTATGGTTTGGAGATATTCTACATGCGTATGCTATAGCTGGATTTATTCTATTGTTCTTTTATAAGCGATCTACTCAGCTTATTTTTATAGCTGGTTGTAGTTTCCTAACGGTTAGTTATGTATTACATGTTATTGTATTTTCACGAGCAAGTTCTTCTATTCCTGAAGTACCAACTTACTATCAATATATTTTTACAGGCAACACTACCAACCACACGGTAAATCTATTTACACATTATTTATATCAAGTAAAAGCACGTTTGTTTTTTCTGATGATAGAGGAGCCCCAACAACTACTAATTGGAATTCCAGAATATATAGGATTATTTTTAATCGGCTTATGGGCTGGTAAGAAAAATATTTTTAAAAGGGTACCGGAATTAATAAAGAAAATTAGATTTTTACAGTGGAGTTCGTTATGCATTTCATGTCTTCTCTCTTATCCTATTATCTACTACTTTATAAAAACGGATATCTATTACTCTATCGATGTACAACTATGGACTCTATTTGGAGGGAAAGCACTAGCTATATTCTATATTTGTACTCTACTTAGAGTTTGTGAGAATAAAAAATATATAAAATGTCTGCACCCCTTTATGAACGTAGGCAAGTATGCTTTAACGAATTACATTAGCCAATGTATACTAACTCTTGTCATACTTTCGTTATATTTTAAAGATGTCTCACATGTATATTACTGGCAACTATGTATCTTCGGGCTTTTAATTATCTTTGTACAAATACTATTCAGCAAAATTTGGAGTAAATATTTCCGCTATGGTCCTATTGAGTGGGTATGGAGAAAAGGCATTTACAAGACATAG
- a CDS encoding cold-shock protein translates to MEKGNVKWFNGEKGFGFIEREGGDDVFVHFSAIQGEGYKTLEEGQAVTFDLEQGQRGLQASNVRKAS, encoded by the coding sequence ATGGAAAAAGGTAATGTAAAATGGTTTAATGGCGAAAAAGGCTTCGGATTCATCGAACGTGAAGGTGGAGACGATGTATTCGTTCATTTCTCAGCGATTCAAGGCGAAGGTTACAAAACTTTAGAAGAAGGTCAAGCAGTGACTTTTGATTTGGAGCAAGGTCAACGTGGACTTCAAGCTTCAAACGTACGTAAAGCTTCTTAA
- a CDS encoding CarD family transcriptional regulator, whose product MFQIGDNIVYPMHGAGIIEAIEEKEFSGKKQQYFVIKMSISKMQVMIPTGKIVNSNIRPVTDILALKHIIHIFHHEESCKLLPWKQRHKVNTDKIKTGEIQEGAEVVRDLMRMKKEKALNTSEKKLLDDAYRFLVSELELIKGITENQIKSFC is encoded by the coding sequence ATGTTTCAAATTGGCGATAACATTGTTTATCCAATGCACGGAGCAGGTATAATTGAAGCCATAGAAGAAAAAGAATTCTCAGGAAAAAAACAACAGTATTTTGTCATAAAAATGTCGATCAGTAAGATGCAAGTCATGATTCCTACGGGTAAAATAGTGAATTCGAATATACGCCCAGTTACTGATATACTTGCATTAAAGCACATTATACACATTTTTCACCATGAAGAATCCTGTAAATTACTGCCGTGGAAACAAAGGCATAAAGTGAACACGGACAAAATAAAAACGGGTGAAATACAAGAAGGTGCTGAAGTTGTACGGGATTTAATGCGTATGAAGAAAGAAAAAGCACTCAATACAAGCGAAAAAAAATTGCTGGATGATGCATATAGATTTTTGGTCAGTGAACTAGAATTAATTAAAGGAATCACTGAAAATCAAATAAAAAGTTTCTGTTAA
- a CDS encoding thioredoxin family protein, which translates to MKKVYKIGAVITTLCVACIAIFTLTKDESVKTETITPEKTIVSAADVKGSPENIKDISKEELKQKIQSHEEFIAYYYQPTCHFCKKAAPNINRMSKKHDRTIYRIDISTPENQSAFQEFDIPGTPIVVAYNRGEEVERLEGAVSAATYDGFFARRNSSAS; encoded by the coding sequence ATGAAAAAAGTCTACAAAATTGGAGCAGTTATCACAACTTTATGCGTTGCTTGTATCGCAATCTTTACTTTAACTAAAGATGAATCAGTCAAAACAGAAACTATAACACCAGAAAAAACAATTGTATCTGCTGCAGATGTAAAAGGATCACCTGAAAATATAAAAGATATTTCAAAAGAAGAATTAAAGCAAAAAATACAATCCCATGAAGAGTTCATTGCGTATTACTATCAACCAACCTGTCATTTTTGTAAAAAAGCTGCACCGAATATCAATCGTATGTCAAAAAAGCATGATAGAACCATCTATCGTATTGATATCTCTACACCAGAAAATCAAAGTGCCTTTCAAGAGTTCGACATTCCAGGTACTCCAATTGTCGTAGCTTATAACAGAGGTGAAGAAGTTGAACGTCTAGAAGGAGCCGTTTCAGCTGCTACATATGATGGTTTCTTTGCAAGACGTAATTCGAGTGCTAGCTAG
- a CDS encoding Bax inhibitor-1/YccA family protein, translating into MRTSNPMLKKDKFHEEKTNASTMTIGGTIGKTFIMLILLLAASVYSYLQMMQGSMKTSVLIGVAIVNIVVAFLAIFIPRISPICAPIYAVVKGIVLGSISAYYTMRFGNSILLTAVLLTISILFAMLVLYATRMIKVTEKFRTVLTAATLGILIMYLIVFLLNTFVLTVPYIHQGGTISIIISTVVIVVAALNLLLDFDSIENGARSGAAKHMEWYSAIGLMMTLVWLYLEILRFVSYFMKNEE; encoded by the coding sequence ATGAGAACATCTAATCCAATGTTAAAAAAAGACAAATTTCATGAAGAGAAGACAAACGCTTCCACGATGACTATAGGTGGAACAATAGGAAAAACATTTATTATGCTTATCTTACTTCTTGCAGCATCTGTCTATTCATACTTACAAATGATGCAAGGTTCAATGAAAACATCAGTATTAATTGGAGTAGCAATAGTTAATATAGTAGTTGCATTTTTAGCTATATTTATCCCTCGTATATCACCAATTTGTGCACCGATTTATGCTGTGGTAAAAGGGATTGTATTAGGAAGTATTTCTGCATATTATACAATGCGTTTTGGAAATTCTATTCTTTTAACTGCTGTATTATTAACCATTTCGATTTTATTTGCAATGTTAGTATTATATGCTACTCGTATGATAAAAGTAACTGAAAAGTTCCGTACTGTTTTAACAGCTGCAACACTTGGCATTTTAATTATGTATTTGATTGTCTTCTTACTAAACACCTTTGTTTTGACTGTTCCTTACATTCACCAAGGTGGGACAATCAGTATCATTATTAGTACCGTTGTGATTGTCGTTGCTGCATTAAATCTATTACTGGATTTTGATTCGATTGAAAATGGTGCACGTAGTGGGGCGGCAAAACATATGGAGTGGTATAGCGCAATAGGGCTCATGATGACATTAGTATGGTTATACCTTGAAATTCTCCGTTTTGTTTCTTACTTTATGAAAAATGAAGAATAG
- a CDS encoding acyl-ACP desaturase, translating into MLTNDLDFRLEPRLKELYEQHKIRAQKIDWGYHEFLPWDKGMDFKRVPWDESQVTLPSGVITAIETALLTEVNLPWFTTYLSVTFKGSLSVITDFIHTWTSEEDQHSNLLETYLLLTRSVNPKRIHELRKSVVEGGFEPDFHTPIEAMTYTTLQELATMVFYNNVAKVASKHDPDLATLLRRLAKDETLHYAFYRDVIRIHLELEPNYCYHIANVIKNFKMPGAVMPDFENRMAVIAKEANYGPLQYFDQVLDVVIEYWRLKALRPIAPLAEKARIEILEYHTRLKKIRDRFGRFQGGK; encoded by the coding sequence ATGCTAACAAATGATTTAGATTTCCGATTAGAACCACGTTTAAAAGAACTGTATGAACAACATAAAATAAGAGCGCAGAAGATAGACTGGGGTTATCATGAGTTTTTACCATGGGATAAGGGAATGGACTTTAAAAGAGTTCCTTGGGATGAAAGTCAAGTTACTCTTCCTTCTGGTGTAATTACAGCCATTGAAACAGCTTTATTAACAGAAGTGAATTTACCATGGTTTACAACGTATTTATCTGTGACTTTTAAAGGGTCCCTTTCTGTTATTACAGACTTTATTCATACTTGGACCTCAGAAGAGGATCAACATTCGAATTTATTGGAGACATATTTACTACTCACTCGAAGTGTGAACCCTAAACGTATACATGAATTAAGAAAGTCAGTCGTTGAGGGTGGATTTGAGCCTGATTTTCATACACCAATCGAAGCCATGACGTATACGACGCTACAAGAACTTGCAACGATGGTGTTTTACAATAATGTTGCTAAGGTTGCAAGTAAGCATGATCCAGATCTTGCTACATTATTACGCCGTCTTGCAAAAGATGAAACTCTTCATTATGCGTTTTATCGAGACGTTATTCGAATACATTTAGAATTGGAACCAAATTATTGCTATCATATTGCCAATGTGATTAAGAATTTTAAAATGCCAGGTGCCGTCATGCCTGATTTTGAAAATAGAATGGCTGTGATTGCAAAAGAAGCGAACTATGGACCACTACAATATTTTGATCAAGTACTTGATGTAGTGATTGAATATTGGCGGTTAAAAGCCTTACGACCAATTGCACCTTTAGCTGAAAAAGCAAGAATTGAGATTTTGGAGTACCACACAAGATTGAAAAAAATAAGGGATCGATTTGGTCGTTTTCAAGGGGGAAAATGA
- a CDS encoding FtsB family cell division protein produces MGSVPNLSPQQSISKNKINPNKNQQTNKKLRRRLLLALAFMLPMVISIQICIYKQEQMIQEKQITLNKEKKKLSELELIGRYFENDIKTLTASEEGILKFARKLYGFSRPNETIFQITE; encoded by the coding sequence ATGGGAAGTGTCCCAAATTTATCACCACAACAATCAATCTCAAAAAATAAAATTAATCCTAATAAGAATCAACAAACGAATAAAAAGCTAAGACGTCGCCTTTTATTAGCACTTGCTTTTATGCTACCTATGGTTATTTCCATTCAAATCTGCATTTATAAGCAAGAGCAAATGATTCAAGAAAAACAAATTACACTTAATAAAGAAAAGAAGAAATTGTCTGAGTTAGAACTTATAGGACGTTATTTTGAAAACGATATTAAAACTTTAACAGCAAGCGAGGAAGGTATTTTAAAATTCGCAAGGAAACTATATGGATTCTCCAGACCTAATGAAACTATATTTCAAATAACTGAATAA
- a CDS encoding GMC family oxidoreductase, producing the protein MPSKKRNCFNPCEFPYSLFPCAFPCAVPEPIKPIDPTKFDYIVIGAGTAGGVIAKELTDDKSTSVLVLEAGTNMTNELSNPSVIAAINTTRGNRFSFNVTSELESTIARTLIATNGRAIGGSSEISDMYAVRGSKELYNQWASLVGNQWSYDKISSLFVKNETYTGSTQDPDERGSQGPIFIRQQSIPPNGLINTLVQATNTVLGTPIAVDYNTGIRDCTFYKSQIIQKEISPGQFVRSSTATGYLNDHIVSQGNQFHPDEFGVDGRKLVILAKTTVNKILFKKKNGLNIAVGVEFVKDGVSHRRFARKGIIVSAGFFSSVILQRSGIGKSDDLAKAGIPTFIESPNVGHNLQTHGYVGLGVEIDTSQILPIFFADPNFPLILGAFQAENPMNLLESRRLQLIGAPIPFFIPAPDVISNGWSLDLTFQTTPSIMSFGIVDVNTKSRGTVLVEHSDPEAYPSLNFNPLEDPNDLTYMVDQYKRIYNIIVEARDPLKYPNNGIGKVVYPPESIFQLPDNDPNKQQQLENYVKASYTNFSLGGQCRMGQTIQGGVVDGFLNVFGTKNLKVADLSISPIIPDGQPSAAAQMIGLNAVRFIKEDPSPYVMTDKELEDYENEIKKI; encoded by the coding sequence ATGCCATCAAAAAAAAGAAATTGTTTTAATCCTTGCGAATTTCCTTATTCATTATTTCCTTGTGCATTTCCTTGTGCAGTTCCAGAGCCTATAAAACCAATAGACCCTACTAAATTTGATTATATCGTGATTGGTGCCGGAACTGCCGGAGGGGTAATCGCCAAAGAATTAACGGATGACAAAAGTACTTCTGTACTAGTGCTAGAAGCAGGAACAAATATGACGAATGAGCTAAGTAACCCTAGCGTTATTGCGGCCATTAATACAACTCGAGGTAACAGGTTTAGCTTTAATGTTACTTCTGAATTAGAATCGACTATTGCACGTACACTTATTGCAACAAATGGTCGCGCCATAGGGGGAAGTTCAGAAATTAGTGACATGTACGCCGTACGTGGGAGTAAAGAGTTGTATAACCAGTGGGCAAGTCTTGTTGGTAATCAATGGAGTTACGACAAGATTAGCTCCTTATTTGTAAAAAATGAAACCTATACAGGATCGACACAAGACCCTGATGAACGAGGATCACAAGGGCCAATCTTTATTAGGCAACAGAGTATTCCCCCTAATGGATTAATCAATACGTTAGTTCAAGCAACAAACACTGTATTGGGAACGCCGATTGCTGTGGACTATAATACCGGCATAAGGGATTGTACATTTTATAAATCGCAAATTATTCAAAAAGAAATTAGCCCCGGTCAATTTGTCCGATCCTCAACGGCAACAGGTTATTTAAATGACCATATTGTCAGTCAAGGAAACCAGTTCCATCCAGATGAATTTGGAGTTGATGGAAGAAAGTTAGTTATTTTAGCTAAAACAACCGTTAACAAAATTTTATTTAAGAAAAAAAATGGACTGAACATTGCGGTTGGTGTTGAATTTGTCAAGGATGGTGTTTCACATAGAAGGTTTGCAAGAAAAGGCATTATCGTCTCTGCAGGATTTTTTTCCTCAGTCATTCTACAACGTTCAGGAATCGGTAAATCGGATGATTTGGCTAAAGCAGGTATACCAACATTTATAGAGAGTCCAAATGTGGGTCACAATCTTCAAACTCATGGTTATGTTGGATTAGGAGTTGAAATAGATACCTCTCAAATTCTTCCGATATTTTTTGCTGATCCCAACTTTCCACTTATCTTAGGTGCTTTCCAAGCAGAGAATCCAATGAATCTACTAGAAAGTCGTCGTCTCCAACTGATAGGGGCTCCTATCCCATTTTTTATCCCTGCTCCGGATGTGATCAGCAATGGTTGGAGTTTAGATTTAACTTTCCAAACTACTCCAAGTATCATGAGTTTTGGTATTGTAGACGTGAATACAAAAAGCAGGGGTACAGTGCTAGTGGAACATAGCGATCCAGAGGCTTATCCATCTCTTAACTTCAATCCGTTGGAAGATCCCAATGATCTAACGTATATGGTCGATCAATATAAGAGAATTTATAATATTATTGTAGAGGCTAGAGATCCACTGAAATACCCAAATAACGGAATCGGGAAAGTTGTATATCCTCCCGAAAGTATATTCCAGCTACCTGACAATGATCCCAACAAACAACAGCAGCTTGAGAATTATGTCAAAGCCTCTTACACGAACTTCTCTTTAGGCGGTCAGTGTCGGATGGGACAGACGATTCAAGGAGGGGTTGTCGATGGATTCCTCAATGTGTTTGGTACCAAAAATCTTAAGGTTGCCGATTTGTCCATTTCGCCTATTATTCCAGATGGTCAGCCGTCCGCCGCTGCTCAGATGATCGGACTAAATGCGGTACGGTTTATAAAAGAGGACCCCTCTCCATATGTAATGACAGATAAGGAACTTGAAGATTACGAAAATGAGATTAAAAAAATATAA
- a CDS encoding Fur-regulated basic protein FbpA, which produces MEKWIQSNIVKSTNECDLFEESYEELKQLLKGDEDVIY; this is translated from the coding sequence ATAGAAAAATGGATTCAGAGTAATATAGTTAAGTCTACTAATGAATGCGACTTATTTGAAGAGAGTTACGAGGAACTAAAACAGTTATTAAAAGGAGATGAAGATGTTATCTACTAG
- a CDS encoding CPBP family intramembrane glutamic endopeptidase: protein MSSGTRYKSGFIILIYFVMTQFVGIIGVQLLAKTGWYDIQGNQQQAIQQLLVHWELIGFSLMLIIIFPIYSKELINDPKLSIKLSRNSFIWILVGIIFVFLAQMVGSVLDKSVFQLTTQSANTSSTVAAAAISPVALVSIVLLAPLVEEFVFRYAAINILTQKFKQTWRILISSLFFSIMHFDFPFIFGYFLIGLVLAVVYVRTNRLLVSFVVHAIMNLIVVMFQVL, encoded by the coding sequence ATGAGTAGTGGTACTAGATATAAATCGGGTTTCATCATTTTGATATATTTTGTTATGACACAATTTGTGGGGATAATAGGTGTACAATTGCTAGCGAAGACAGGTTGGTATGATATTCAGGGAAACCAACAGCAAGCAATTCAACAACTTCTTGTGCATTGGGAACTAATTGGGTTTTCACTTATGCTAATAATCATTTTTCCTATATATAGTAAAGAATTAATAAATGATCCAAAGTTATCGATTAAATTATCAAGAAATTCATTCATATGGATTTTAGTTGGGATCATATTCGTATTTCTTGCGCAGATGGTTGGTAGTGTATTAGATAAGAGTGTATTTCAGCTAACTACGCAATCAGCAAATACGTCTAGTACAGTCGCTGCAGCAGCAATATCTCCTGTGGCACTTGTTTCAATTGTTCTTCTTGCACCGTTAGTAGAAGAGTTTGTTTTTCGTTATGCGGCTATAAATATTTTAACTCAAAAGTTTAAACAAACTTGGAGAATATTAATAAGCTCATTGTTCTTTTCTATTATGCATTTTGATTTTCCATTTATATTTGGATATTTTTTAATTGGACTTGTACTTGCTGTAGTATATGTGCGTACTAATAGGTTACTGGTATCATTTGTTGTACATGCAATTATGAATTTAATAGTTGTTATGTTTCAAGTTCTATGA
- a CDS encoding DUF1093 domain-containing protein produces the protein MKIEGQGTKERDAFKYTLKGFKENGEEKTIQFVTNDDKPIKEGTYLKITADEDKDANKKHLIKFH, from the coding sequence GTGAAAATTGAAGGTCAAGGAACAAAAGAAAGAGACGCATTCAAATACACCTTAAAAGGATTTAAAGAAAATGGAGAAGAGAAAACAATCCAATTTGTTACAAATGATGATAAGCCAATTAAAGAAGGAACCTATTTAAAAATTACGGCAGATGAAGATAAAGATGCTAATAAAAAACACCTGATAAAATTTCATTAA
- the exsF gene encoding exosporium protein ExsF, translating into MRSSSLKLTNFNCGAQAPSTLPALGFAFNATSPQFATLFTPLLLPSTGPNPNITVPVINDTISTGTGIRIQVAGIYQISYTLTISLDNVPVAPEAARFFLTLNTSTNIIAGSGTAVRSNIFGTGEVDVSSGVILINLNPGDLIQIVPVEVIGTVDIRSAALTVAQIR; encoded by the coding sequence ATGCGTTCATCTAGTCTTAAACTCACAAACTTTAATTGTGGAGCACAAGCCCCTAGTACACTACCAGCTCTCGGTTTTGCTTTTAATGCTACTTCACCTCAATTCGCAACACTATTCACGCCACTACTACTACCTAGTACGGGCCCAAATCCTAATATTACTGTCCCTGTAATCAATGATACAATTAGTACTGGAACTGGTATTAGAATTCAAGTAGCTGGTATTTATCAAATCAGTTATACATTAACAATCAGCCTCGATAACGTTCCTGTAGCCCCAGAAGCAGCGCGCTTTTTCTTGACGCTAAACACATCAACTAATATTATTGCAGGATCTGGAACCGCAGTCCGTTCTAATATTTTCGGAACTGGTGAAGTCGATGTATCCAGTGGTGTCATTCTAATTAACTTAAACCCTGGTGATTTAATTCAAATTGTACCCGTTGAAGTAATTGGTACCGTAGATATTCGTTCTGCAGCGTTAACAGTTGCACAGATTCGTTAA
- a CDS encoding ABC transporter ATP-binding protein: MTELLKIENLWKRYNLKTVLQDLSATISEGKIIGLVGDNGSGKTTLLKMIAGLRYPSKGTITIEGQKVGIETKKIVSFMPDSPIFDEWMTIKAAVAFYRNFYPDFDLNQAMELITEFKMPLEEHIVALSKGEVEKLQLILTFSRKAKLYILDEPLGGIDLVSRKHVLDLILKFYREDCTILISTHLIEEIESIFDEVIFLKDGNIVLHENVEEIRFHQGKAVHELFREVFEK; encoded by the coding sequence ATGACAGAGTTATTAAAAATTGAAAATCTGTGGAAAAGATATAACTTAAAAACAGTGCTTCAAGATTTAAGTGCAACAATTTCTGAAGGGAAAATTATTGGTCTTGTTGGTGATAATGGTAGCGGAAAAACGACATTATTAAAAATGATTGCTGGTTTGCGTTATCCATCTAAAGGAACTATCACAATTGAAGGTCAGAAGGTAGGAATAGAAACAAAGAAAATTGTTTCATTTATGCCTGATAGTCCTATTTTTGACGAGTGGATGACGATAAAAGCTGCTGTAGCTTTCTATCGAAATTTTTATCCTGATTTTGATTTAAACCAAGCAATGGAATTAATAACTGAATTTAAAATGCCATTAGAAGAGCATATAGTTGCTTTATCAAAAGGTGAAGTGGAAAAATTACAACTTATCTTAACTTTCTCCAGGAAAGCAAAGTTATATATATTAGATGAGCCATTGGGTGGAATTGATCTTGTTTCTAGAAAACATGTACTAGATTTAATTCTTAAATTTTACCGAGAAGATTGTACCATTCTCATTTCAACTCATTTAATAGAAGAAATCGAAAGTATATTTGATGAGGTAATCTTTTTAAAAGACGGAAATATTGTATTACATGAAAACGTGGAGGAAATTCGTTTTCATCAAGGGAAAGCAGTACATGAGTTGTTTAGGGAGGTTTTTGAGAAATGA
- a CDS encoding endonuclease/exonuclease/phosphatase family protein yields the protein MQIRCGTFNLYQFAEPPFKWYEPGNKYSDAEWLMKKEWIKEQILKMKCDVIGFQEVFSSAILKSLVEELGFIHFETVETPVTDIDNPLVFIKPVVAIASKYPIISVNPVKVPDSIMEEIPVNADFKFSRIPIKATIHIDGSGDIIFYVSHLKSKNPAVRDLHLNPDDALDNKILATLRARSIGHIISLLQRGAEAAVLYHEISETLHTHKEVPVILLGDLNDDEHSIPIEALTNRERLLKINGKPIDDDEQKIVYNYKLYDAFDLAPNQSGQKRLPTHYYKKLGNVFDYIFVSNVLNGKNEQHLGRVSAYKLLDHHLKCDDIENKTQSDHAQVVATIEFKENIK from the coding sequence GTGCAGATTCGCTGTGGAACGTTTAACTTATACCAATTTGCTGAACCTCCTTTCAAATGGTATGAGCCTGGTAACAAATATTCAGATGCTGAATGGTTGATGAAGAAGGAATGGATTAAAGAACAAATATTAAAAATGAAATGCGATGTTATTGGTTTTCAAGAAGTATTTAGCTCAGCTATTTTGAAAAGCTTAGTTGAGGAATTAGGGTTTATTCATTTTGAAACAGTAGAAACCCCTGTTACAGATATAGATAATCCATTAGTATTTATAAAACCTGTAGTTGCAATAGCGTCAAAATATCCAATAATTTCAGTAAATCCTGTTAAAGTACCAGATTCCATTATGGAGGAAATACCTGTTAATGCAGATTTTAAATTCAGTCGTATTCCAATAAAGGCTACGATACATATTGATGGTTCTGGTGATATTATTTTTTATGTTTCGCATTTGAAATCCAAAAACCCAGCAGTTAGAGATTTACATTTAAATCCTGATGATGCATTGGATAATAAGATATTAGCTACTTTACGAGCAAGGTCGATAGGACATATAATATCATTACTACAACGAGGAGCAGAAGCAGCGGTCTTATATCATGAGATATCTGAAACCCTACACACTCATAAAGAAGTTCCAGTTATCTTGCTTGGTGATTTAAACGATGATGAACACTCTATTCCCATAGAAGCATTAACTAATAGGGAAAGGCTTTTAAAAATCAACGGTAAACCAATTGATGATGACGAACAAAAGATTGTATATAATTATAAACTTTACGATGCTTTTGACTTAGCTCCAAATCAAAGTGGACAAAAAAGATTGCCCACACATTATTATAAAAAATTAGGAAACGTATTTGACTATATTTTTGTATCTAATGTACTTAATGGGAAAAACGAACAGCACCTTGGTCGAGTAAGCGCATATAAATTACTCGACCATCATTTAAAATGTGATGATATTGAAAATAAAACACAATCTGATCATGCCCAAGTTGTTGCAACTATAGAATTCAAAGAAAATATAAAATAA
- a CDS encoding BC1881 family protein, with amino-acid sequence MKKMLTKELSNELKKREGIISIKVEPYEKIEVGGIRVDGPAVILINQE; translated from the coding sequence ATGAAAAAAATGTTAACAAAAGAATTGAGTAATGAATTAAAGAAGCGGGAAGGGATCATTTCTATTAAAGTTGAGCCTTATGAAAAAATCGAAGTTGGTGGAATTCGTGTAGATGGACCAGCTGTGATTCTAATTAATCAAGAATAG
- a CDS encoding GntR family transcriptional regulator, with protein MENEFSPNIPIYIQVMEYIKKEIVTGRLAPGDKIPAVRELASELQVNPNTIQRTFQELEREGIAVTRRGTGRFVTSEGEKITELRKEMATELLDNFINGMDNLGFTKEEILTILHSSLEKKRKENE; from the coding sequence ATGGAAAATGAGTTTTCTCCTAATATCCCGATTTATATTCAGGTAATGGAATACATAAAAAAGGAAATTGTAACAGGTCGTTTAGCACCGGGTGATAAAATCCCAGCTGTACGTGAACTAGCCAGTGAATTACAAGTGAATCCCAATACGATTCAACGCACATTTCAAGAGCTAGAACGAGAAGGTATTGCTGTGACACGAAGAGGAACAGGGAGATTTGTAACGAGTGAAGGAGAAAAGATTACTGAATTACGCAAAGAAATGGCAACAGAGTTGCTTGATAATTTTATAAATGGAATGGACAATTTAGGTTTTACGAAAGAAGAAATTCTTACAATCCTCCATTCTTCATTAGAAAAGAAAAGGAAGGAAAACGAATGA